A region of Triplophysa dalaica isolate WHDGS20190420 chromosome 18, ASM1584641v1, whole genome shotgun sequence DNA encodes the following proteins:
- the opn7d gene encoding opsin 7, group member d: MGNSSEITHFASTIPKEHDVFMGSIYTIFCILSLLGNGILLLVAYRKRSSLKPAEFFIINLSISDLGMTVSLFPLAIPSAFAHKWLFGELTCLCYAVCGVLFGLSSLTNLTALSSVCCLKVCFPTYGNKFSYSHACMMIVGVWCYATVFAVGPLASWGHYGPEPYGTACCIDWYAPGNNALAMSYIICLFLFCYALPLAVIVLSYIMILITVRGSRLAIQQHVSPQTKTTNAHFLIVKLSVAVCIGFLSAWSPYAVVAMWTAFGEPSQVPPLAFALAAIFAKSSTIYNPVVYLLFKPNFRKSLSRDTAQIRRRICSSPCKGSPLPDVQNLYPQSSLQCNKDLSNSSRFSNGLADNHGACLQCTETDPHLQQTTPQRTACVLMGTSYSEVTMSQMPEAMQVDLL, translated from the exons ATGGGAAATTCCTCAGAAATTACCCATTTTGCTTCCACAATTCCAAAGGAGCATGATGTCTTCATGGGTTCCATATACACAATCTTCT gtATTCTGTCACTCTTGGGAAATGGCATTCTTCTGCTTGTGGCATATCGTAAGAGGTCTTCTCTGAAGCCCGCTGAGTTTTTCATCATAAATTTATCTATTAGTGACCTCGGCATGACAGTTAGTCTGTTTCCACTGGCGATTCCATCAGCATTTGCTCACAA GTGGTTGTTTGGGGAGTTGACCTGTTTGTGCTATGCTGTATGTGGCGTTCTCTTTGGCTTGTCCAGCCTGACAAACCTTACAGCTCTGTCTTCTGTCTGCTGCCTCAAAGTCTGCTTTCCAACCTACG GTAATAAATTTTCTTACTCTCATGCATGTATGATGATAGTGGGTGTGTGGTGCTATGCCACTGTGTTTGCCGTGGGGCCCTTAGCAAGTTGGGGTCACTATGGCCCTGAACCCTATGGGACAGCATGCTGCATTGACTG GTACGCACCTGGCAACAACGCGCTGGCCATGTCTTACATCATCTGCCTCTTCCTCTTCTGCTATGCACTCCCATTAGCAGTCATTGTCCTCTCCTACATCATGATCCTCATCACTGTAAGAGGGTCACGGCTAGCCATACAGCAACATGTGTCTCCACAGACCAAGACAACAAATGCACATTTCCTCATTGTAAAG CTCTCAGTGGCCGTGTGTATCGGTTTTCTGAGTGCATGGAGCCCTTATGCGGTTGTGGCAATGTGGACTGCATTTGGAGAGCCCAGTCAAGTCCCTCCTCTAGCTTTTGCTCTAGCAGCTATCTTTGCCAAGTCCTCCACCATCTACAACCCTGTGGTGTACCTACTATTCAAACCCAACTTTCGTAAATCTTTGAGCAGGGACACAGCTCAAATACGCAGACGAATTTGTTCCAGCCCATGTAAGGGAAGCCCTTTGCCTGATGTACAGAATCTTTACCCGCAATCATCCCTCCAGTGCAACAAGGATCTTAGCAATTCCTCTCGCTTTTCTAATGGCCTAGCGGATAACCACGGTGCTTGTCTTCAATGCACAGAGACGGACCCTCATCTTCAACAGACCACGCCTCAAAGAACTGCATGCGTGCTCATGGGTACATCCTACAGCGAGGTGACTATGAGTCAGATGCCAGAGGCAATGCAAGTTGACCTTTTGTGA